A stretch of Faecalibacterium duncaniae DNA encodes these proteins:
- a CDS encoding chorismate mutase: MDALEQARREIDTVDAQLAALFERRMKAVLSVAEYKKAHGLPIFDAAREKVVLDKAEARIGDPALRPYYRDHVQNMMDVAKQYEAEVLGRNRAAYQGVEGAFAHIALRALFPHAEAVSCPTWDEVFDAVEKGDAAHGVVPFENSHAGDVSAVLDLCYNHPGLWVVDVYDLPISQNLLVLPGTQLSDLTRVYSHQQAIAQSETFLKQFGLPATAMPNTAMAAKFVAESGDRTKAAIASVETAALYGLEVLVPSINTDGDNTTRFIVLSREKPTAGNRFSLLFTLDNKPGKLAEVIQVIGASGYDMESIKSRPLPHVPFDYYFYVELVGDPAAEKTAALLRELNHVCRTVRLLGVYTK; encoded by the coding sequence ATGGACGCACTGGAACAGGCCCGCCGGGAGATCGACACGGTGGATGCCCAGCTGGCTGCCCTGTTTGAGCGGCGGATGAAGGCGGTGCTCAGCGTGGCGGAATACAAAAAGGCCCACGGCCTGCCCATCTTTGATGCCGCCCGCGAAAAGGTGGTGCTGGACAAGGCCGAAGCGCGGATCGGGGACCCGGCCCTGCGCCCCTATTACCGGGACCATGTGCAGAACATGATGGACGTGGCCAAGCAGTACGAAGCCGAGGTGTTGGGCCGCAACCGCGCCGCCTATCAGGGCGTGGAGGGTGCCTTTGCCCACATCGCGCTCCGGGCGCTCTTTCCCCATGCCGAGGCTGTGAGCTGCCCCACCTGGGATGAGGTGTTCGATGCCGTGGAAAAGGGCGATGCCGCCCACGGCGTGGTGCCCTTTGAGAACAGCCACGCGGGGGATGTGTCGGCGGTGCTGGACCTGTGTTACAACCACCCCGGGCTGTGGGTGGTGGATGTCTACGACCTGCCCATCTCCCAGAACCTGCTGGTGCTGCCCGGCACCCAGCTTTCCGACCTGACCCGTGTGTACAGCCACCAGCAGGCCATTGCCCAGAGCGAGACCTTCCTGAAGCAGTTCGGCCTGCCTGCCACGGCCATGCCCAACACGGCCATGGCGGCAAAGTTCGTGGCAGAGAGCGGCGACCGGACCAAGGCGGCCATTGCCAGCGTGGAAACGGCCGCCCTGTATGGGCTGGAGGTGCTGGTGCCCAGCATCAACACCGACGGCGACAACACCACCCGCTTCATCGTCCTCAGCCGCGAAAAGCCCACGGCGGGCAACCGGTTCTCCCTGCTGTTCACGCTGGACAACAAGCCCGGCAAGCTGGCCGAGGTCATTCAGGTCATCGGTGCCAGCGGCTACGATATGGAGTCCATCAAGAGCCGCCCGCTGCCCCACGTCCCCTTTGATTATTATTTTTATGTCGAGCTGGTGGGAGACCCCGCCGCCGAAAAGACCGCCGCGCTGCTGCGCGAGCTGAATCATGTCTGC